A region of the Callithrix jacchus isolate 240 chromosome 5, calJac240_pri, whole genome shotgun sequence genome:
ggtaggtttaagtctgctgcagcagaactcataacccccccgcctttttttccccagatgctcCATCCTAGGGAGTTAGGGCTTTgtttataagtttctgttgtgctgctgccttttttcagggctgccctgcccagcgaggaggccgcctagtcactgtctgcctgcagaggctttgctgagctgctgtgagctctgcccagctgccatgtgaacttccctgcagtcctgtttatacgggtatagttagaactgcctcggcaatggcggtccacctctgtaatggtggactctctctgtaatggtgggctgcctcagcaatggtggactacctccgtagtggtggactgccttggtaatggcagacgcccctcccccacagaactGGACCATCCCgaattcagctgtgcttgctgtgaaactctcaatccagagcctttaatattgctgtttttttgtgggggtgggtccagccgagcctgatcacctggctccctgcctcactcAGAcccctttgtttttgtttttgtttttgtttttagttgaacAGGcgactttgtctcccaggtgttccagtcgcctgttgaaaaggcactgggatctgtgtgatttcccatgcggcgatcccctgtgctggctgaaacaaccatgctgagattcatggcgcttttctgtccaggaatctcctggcctggctttctgtttcagtccccccttttttttttgagacggagttttgctcctgttacccaggctggagtgcaatggcaggatctcggctcaccgcaacctccgcctcctgggttcaggtaattctcctgcctcagcctcctgaataggtgggattacaggcatgcaccaccatgcccagctaattttttatatttttagtagagacagggtttcaccatgttgaccaggatggtcttgatctcttgacctcgtgatccacccgcctcggcctcccagtgctgggattacaggcgtgagccaccatgcctggccttcagtccccttttttatcagttgaatgggcgactctgtctcccaggagctctaattgccagctaaaatggcACCCAGACCCATttattttgtgcagagacctgtgGTGCCAGGGTGCTGGACGAAACAGCTgcgccggcccaaacagccactctggtgacctgtggggcttctctgcctgggaatctcctggtctgtaggcaataaaaatctgtctgtaAATGCTGCATGCATTCACCCTCCAGGCTTTTGCTGGGAGtggcaatcctgagctgctcctaattggtcATTTTGGATCTCCCCCCAAATTCTTTAAATTCTTAATCCATTTGGAATTGCCTCTTACTTCTCTGAGTGTatcttctttgccttctttttgaacaattaaatgtttaaattgcTCAAAATTTTATCTTAATCTCCCTTCCTTTTGTATGCGTGGAGTCATAAACTTGAGTACTTACATGGGCCAGGAGAAAATATTAGTGAGTTAAGCAAAAAAGGTGGAAACTGGTGAACTAGAGGAGTAGAGGCCTCAACTGAAAGGAGTAGCCATTACTCCATTAGCTCTGCCTCAAGGGCTGGCAAGCTTTTTATGTAAAGGGCTAGATAGTAAATAATAAGACTTTGTGGGACATGGTCTCTGCAGTCACTCAATCTGccacagaagaatgaaaccagcCCTAGATAATATGTGCATGAATGTAATACACGCACGAATGAGTGTGTCCCagtaaaaatgtatttagaaaagTAGACAGCAGGCTGTAGTTGCCAATCCCTGCTCTCAATGGTTATTGTCATTCAgtatgctttcagtttttttcaaaagagaaacctcaaattttcatttatctgtaatctttctatttttaaacatgggtaactaattttaaaagtttgtatgAACAGTGTGGGCCAAAGAAAACATGTCAAAGGTCAGATTTGGCCAACTGATCAACTGTTTGCAGCCTTTACTTACTCCTTCATTAGTCTCATCCTTCCCACAACCAGTTACCTTCTTTCAAAATGAGTCCCAAATACAACATGTTTAAAATTGAATGTCTAAAATAAGTCTGAATTTCCCATCCCCCCCATCAGGATCCTTTTCCAGTAATTGTTTTAATGGTACTTACATCATCAAATTGTACATGCCGGATACCTATGAACAGTCTTTACATATCCCCCTCTTCTTTATCTATCATCGCCATATTTACTTAATTATATTCTAAGTATTTCTTCACTGTTAATTtccctgtatatattttttgtttgcctGGAATACTATGATACTCTTTCTGATTCCACCTTTGCCCTCAATACTTCATTCTCAACATTGTAGTGAGAGTGATATTTTCATAATCAAATCTGATCTTGTCATTACTCTGAAACATATCAGTGACTTCTCACTGCCTTTAGGGTAACAGATGAAACCCTGGAGATCTATAGAATGTTGTGAAATCTGGCTTTTACTCATTATCCCAGCCTCATTTCACAGCTAACTCTTCTTCCATCTCTGTGCTCTAGTGTAGCAATTCTGAATGCTTTGGCATTAAAGGACCTACTCtaactataaaaattattaaagaccCTAAAGGTGTTTCATGTATGTGGGTTGTGTCTACCAATAGTTACTATACTACAagttaaaactgagaaaaattttTAGTTATTAGCTAATTCATCTACAAATAGTTGACCAAATGTGGTGgtccacacttgtaatcccagtgttttgggatgccaaggcgggtgggtcagttgagcccaggaattagagactggcctgagcaatacagtgagacccatctcttaaaagaaaaatagaaataaacagttAAAACCTGTTACATGTTaccatagtataatttttatttttaaaaaaccagctattttatttaacaataaaaaattttattaagaagTATGGAATTGTTTTATACTTTTGCCAATCTGTTTAATCTCATAAATAGAAGATAACTATATTCTCACAACTGCTTCTGAATGCAACTTGATATGATATGTTGTTCTAGTTGACATGTATGAAGAAAATCCAGCGTCATACAGATATAAGTTGGAAAAGGAAGGAGTATTTTATACTCTTTTCAGGCCATTATGGCTATTCTTTGAAACAGCTCCAAAACTGAACAAGTCGTACTTTCTGAAAGATTAGGTACAATGTGGAATCTGAACCCACATccatgaatttttatatattaaaatctatCAATCTTTTGGACAGTATTGGTTCACTAAGTTATGCAGATCTATATTGACACTTTACATtgtgcaatatttttaaatattataacttTTCGTGTCATAACTGACCTTATCAGAAGTTCTAGGAAGCCATCAAGCTCTTGATGGTGGATAAAAGTTTTCCACAACTTGTAATTTCTGCCTGAAACTGTCTGCCAAATACCCAAGTTAGATAACATAGTTTGCCATTCAGTCATTCTTTCAGGGAAAATGGTGGTCTCTGAAACAAGTGGTAGGTTCAGCTCACAACTCAAATGATTACATGGTGGTTTTCCTCAAGATGACTATCTTTCTTTGGTATAAACAGAATTGTcttataaatatttcctatttcATTAACCCTGAATATTAAAAAggcattttggccaggcacagtggctcatacctgtaatcccagcacttgggaggctgaggcgggtggatcacgaagtcaggagttcaagactagcctggccaacgttgtgaaacccatctctattaaaaatacaaaaattagccgggtgtggtggcatatgcctatagtcccagctactcaggaggctgaggcaggagaatcacttgaacccaggaggcagaggttgcagtgagccaagattgcgcaactgccctccagcctgggtgacagagtgagactctgtctcaaaagaaaaaacaaaggcatTTCAAGGGTTGAAATTCAAtgaaattaataatgtttatgcttctttagaaattttaaaataaaactggctttttttttttaatcaatagtACATGATGGGGAAGAGTACAGTGACTGCTAGTAAGTTTAGTATCATTGTCTTGATTTGTGCTAAGTTGTTAGCAGTTTTACCATTACTTTTACAACATCACTGAAAATGTTGAGACAATGAAAAAGCTTAGTAACATCTAAATGTTATTTTGAAAGGCGTTTTCAACTTACAGTTTCCCAGGGGTTCATAGAGTAATTGAAGATCTTTACCTCTACTTACCTATAGAAACCTTGTatcaatttatgttttatttatttaacaaacgcTTATATAGCACTTACGCTATGTCAGAGTTTTaagtgcttcataaatatttacatttaatgctCATTAATGTAGGTATTGCTAGCATTCCTTGTGAGAGGGGTACTGTCATTGCCCCCTCTTACATGTAAGGTAACTGAagtagagaggttaaataacttacccaGTATTACACagatagtaagtggcagaactgcaATTCACATTTTGTTTGTGAATGTTATATTGAATTATTTCTTCCTCTATGTGCATAGTGACTGCTTTTCCCCAGTGACTAGTTCAGAGCCTAGTACATGGaagatattctataaatatttgttgaataaaataaatagaagataaatTGATGAACGAATAGAATTTATTTGAGTGTATGAAATGAGTGACTCTTCTAACTTAATTTTCTTCTAATACTTAATCAGTTGCCATGGTATCACTGGAGAAACAAATCTATGTTTTGTTCACTGACTGCAATATCACTATCATATTATcttttattcttatatatattctatttctgtATTTGCTCTTCTATTTTACTcctctgtttatttctttaaactacagtgtttaaaatattctatctcagctgggcacagtggctcacacctttaatctcagcactttgggaaggccaggtgggcagatcacttgaggtcaggagtttgagaccaccctgaccaaaatggagaaaccccgtttctcctgaaaatacaaaattagctgggcatggtggcgcatgcctgtaatcccagctactggagagactgaggcaggaaaagcacttgatcccaggagatggaggttacagtcagccgaaatcacaccattgcactccagcctgggctacaagaatgaaactctgtctcagaagaaaaaaataaatagctttatatttgatataaaaattctatatttatattagatATATTTAGAGAGGTTAAGTTTCCATCTTTGCCTTCTCTACCCTGTTCTGATGTTTTTCCTATAGGTACAAATTTTTACTAGTTCTCCatttatccttttttgtttttgtatttgaaaatgtaacaaaatagtgtatgtatttatacccccttttttctttataaaaaagtCACAAACTGTGTATGCTTATTTATATCTTGCTTTTTCTATTTAAGCTAATATATCCTGGTGGACACTTTATAGCAATATAGAAAAATCTTTGTCATTTTTCAAGAGttgcatagtactccattgtatgtaTCCACTATATGTTCAATCATTTCTGTATAGTAAGATATGTGAGATGTTATCAGTCTTTTGCTACCTCAATTAGTGCTTCAATGAATAGCCTTGTGCATGTATCATTTCATATATTTGTCATTATGCCTTTAGGAGATCATAGGAGGTTTTCAATCAGGGAAATGTTACGAAAGCATTGTTAGGAAGATTAAACTGGCAATGGAATACATATTTGGATGTGAGTAGGATTGGAATATTGAAAATTTAGAAGCCATAACTGTACTCTACACTGAGATGGTTGTGTGCCTAGAAATTTATTACAACAAGTATGTATGCTATAAAATGTTGTTCCTCCTCATCCTGATCTGTGTACTCATTGCCTGCTCATCCATGGATATATTGCTTTATCTTTATTGGCATCTCTGCTCTTGCATTTTTTGTCATCTTTCCCATCTTCTGACTCTTTGGATAGGATGTACTCATTTTCTCTGCATATTCTGAGCATTTATTTCCCTCCATTTGTTTCTCTTTGCAAATCATCTAAGAGTCAAATCCACTTGCTCCTTGAAGGCATGCTTTTCACTTTCATTAACTCTTACCTATTACAGAACTGCCTTTTTGAAAACGAAGGAAAATTTGCATTTCCAATGTCTTTCAGACATGAAGACTAGACCAGAGAGCAAGGATTCAACTTCATTGCAAGATTTTTCCAAAGCAGAATCATGCAAAGTTGCAATAATAGACCAACTGACAAGAAATAGTGTCTGTGACTCCAACTTGGAAGCAGCTCTTGAATGTGAAAATTGGTTAGAGAATCAgcaaggagatggggagagacaTTTGAGAGAAATGTTCACTGACATGCATTCACTCTCTGAGGAAACAGACCATGAGCATGATGTGTATTGGAAAAGCTTCAATCGGAAGTCTGTTCTTATCACTGAAGACAGAGTTCCCAAAGGATCTTATGCCTTCCATacacttgaaaaaagattgaaacaaaaatcaaacttaATGAAAAAGCAGAGaacttataaagagaaaaaacctCATAAATGTAATGATTGTGGTGAACTCTTCACCTACCATTCAGTGCTTATTCGACACCAGAGAgtccatactggagagaaaccctataccTGCAATGAATGTGGGAAATCTTTTAGCCACAGAGCTAATTTAACTAAACACCAGAGAACTCATACTAGAATTCTCTTTGAATGCAACGAATGCAAGAAAACCTTTACAGAAAGTTCATCCCTTGCAACACATCAGAGAATTCATGTTGGAGAGAGACCTTATGAATGCAATGAATGTGGGAAAGGTTTTAATCGAAGTACACATCTTGTGCAGCATCAGTTGATTCATACTGGAGTGAAGCCTtatgaatgtaatgaatgtgataaagcttttattcattcatcagcaCTCATTAAACATCAAAgaactcatactggagagaaaccttataaatgtcaagaatgtgggaaagcctttagcCATTGCTCATCCCTAACTAAGCATCAGAGagttcatactggagaaaaaccatATGAATGCAGTGAATGTGGAAAAACATTTAGTCAGAGCACACATCTTGTtcaacatcagagaattcatactggagagaaaccctatgagtgtaatgaatgtgggaaaacCTTCAGCCGGAGCTCAAATTTTGCTAAACATCAAAGAATTCATATTGGAAAGAAACCATACAAATGTAATGAGTGTGGAAaagccttcattcattcatcagctcTTATTCAACATCAGAGAACTCACACCGGGGAGAAACCCTTTAGATGTATTGAGTGTGGGAAAAGCTTTAAGTGCAGTTCATCTCTCATCAGACATCAAAGAGTTCACACTGAAGAGAAGCCCTAAAAAATTACTGAATGTGAAAAAATGTAAGTTGGTTTTATCACTATGTTAAATACTTCAGTGTTTAGGTGGAAGACCCATCCATAATATGCATGTGAGGACCAATTCTCTATGGACCTAATTTCACTTATAATACATAGTTTTGAGCCATAGACAGGTTCCTTATGTACATTAATTTGATAATTATAAAATCTAGGCagcaatttcaaatttttaactcCAACCTCTCAAATAGCTATTTGTGGATATTCAAGAAGTCCCTGAGAGTGGGTAGCAGTACAAACATTGTGAATTCTAATTTTCCCCTCTCTGGGTTATGTCAGAGCTTTGTTGTAGCTTCTCGCTTTGTAAGGGAATTCTTACTGGGTAGGTTAGGCTGAGGGCTTATATCCTTATCAGGAAGACATAGTGTTGTTATTTATTACTCTGTGAGTCCCAAGTAGAGATCTAGATATACATATGGTGTAATTCCTCCAGACTGTCATTTCTTTTATATTAGCCataaaaaaccaaaaaggcaGGGTTGAAAGTCATTAGGATTCCCTTCCTCCCCCAATAAGCTGCTGTCCAATTTGATGACCATAACTAGGATGTCTAATATTTACAGATGATTCTAAGTTATGTTCACATGGATTATGTTCGTCATTGATTTGTATTATTGTTATCCCTCTACTATGGTAACCTTCTTTGATTTTCCATTTCCCTTGGAGTTTATGTGAAGTAACGAATGAGTAAAAATCTTAATGGCAGTTGTTGATCAAGTCCTTCTTTTCTTAACCTTGGCAGTAAATGAATCCTTGGTTTTCTATAATCAAAGTGTCAGGGAGATTTCATTTCTCTACTTCTGTAAGCTGTGTTGTGTCCGTTTGAGAAAAAGCTCCAGGGATATTGAGGGTCTGAAAAGTTACTGGGTTCAGTGTGTTATTATATTTAGGGTCCCAGTAAAGAAGAACTGAAGCACTGTGAGACACCAGGGCATACTTCCCTGTATGAGTGGAAAACAAGTACAGAAAATATTTCACAGGATAGTCCTCAGTTGACTTCCTTGAGAATATAAGCAGCTTCCCTTTATGAAGAAGTTGCCATTTCTCTGGCCTTAATATTTacctgctttttgttgttgttttagttcagtctcacactgctataaagaaatgcttgagactgagtaatttataaagaaaaaatgtttaattagctAATGGTTCCATGGGCTGTACAGGAGGTATGaccggggaggcctcaggaagcattTACTCATGGCAAAAGGCAGAGCCAGAGCAGGTATCTTCACAGggatggagcaggaggaagagagagagggaaggtgctacacacattttaaccaaatctcatgagaactctatatCATGAGACAGCACTAGGGGGAATGGTGCTAAGATTCTTGAGAAACTACCtgcatgatccagtcaccttgcactaggccccacctccaacactggggattacaattcaacatgagatttgggtggggaacacagatctaaaccatatcattGTCATTCTCTATATCTTGGTTGGTCTTTATCTGAGACCCCTGAAGAAGGTAGACAAATCATGAAACCACAGTGACATAGTGGCATAAGTTACATTGGTGACCAAAGACTGGTGGGGGAATTGGAAACAATGCAAAAGgtcaaataaatatttagcaaAACACTATACAAATGTCAGTGTTTTcttattctataaaataatacatgttgtGTGAAAATAAAACTATGAGAAATAGTAGCAAAATGTAATTAATCACAGATTTCTTCTATCTTAAATCCTGTCCTTCAAGATCAGTCTGTACCTCTGCCCCTTCAACATTATCTCTGTTAAGACTTCCTGTAATTCCCTCCCAGTAGACCTTAGTTTTGTGATTGGGGAAAATGAGGGAAGTAGAGTTTAAAGAAGTGCTAGTGGGGAGCATCATCAAGGATGAATGGATTATAAATCCAGCAGTGATGGAAATCATAGGAGACAAGAGTGAAAGGACTCTTcacaaaaggatttttaaatgaacaaaaaacacatttaaggGGGTGGGTGGGAAGGCTTAGGGTCGGAGAGGTCAGAGTAGGAGAATGACTGGTTCAAGAAAATacagggggctgggcatggtggctcacgcctgtaatcccagcactttgggaggctgaggcaggtagatcacctgaggtcaggaattcgagaccagcctgaccaataagttgaaaccccatctctactaaaaatacaaaaattagtcagacatggtggcatgtacctttggtcccagcaacttaggaggttgagaaaggagaatttcttgaacccaggagacagattgcagtgagctgagatcatgccattgcactccagcctggctgacagagcacgactgttaccaaaaaaaaaaaaaagcaagaaaaggaacTCACCTCTTTTATCACCTTAGTCTTCAATACCAATGGTTTAGAACAGGAATTGACAATCTGTGGCATGGACTCATGGGCCAATTCTGGCCCACCACCTATTTCTCAGAACATTTTATTGGAATTCAGTTACACTCACTCATTTACATGTTGTCTTTGACTGCTTTTGTGTCCTATGGCAGAATTGAGAAGCTACAGCAGAGATAGTGCCTTTGGGCTTTAATATCATAAAAAGGGCAgctcataaacaacagaaaattacttccgacagttttggaggctgggaagtccaagatcaaggtgccaaaaGATTTAGGGTCTAGTGAAGGTCTGCTTCTTGGTTAAATTACTTTCCACTGTGTCTTCTCATGGTAGAAGGGGAGAGCTCGGGTATCTTCAGCcccttataagggcactaatcccattcatgagagctctacccttatgacctaatcacctccaaaAGGCCACATTTCCTAATATCATCAAAGAATTAAGTTTCATCATATAACTTTGGTAGAGATATAGCCCATAGTAGGTTGTATGTCtccaaaagcctaaaatatttactattttgctgtttacagaaaatatttgctgatcTCTGTTCTAGAGCATTCATCAAGAAGTGGGATAGAAGGTTTAAACCAGTCAGAGAAATTAGGTGGAATGGAAAAATTGAACTTATCGAGAGATAATTGgggtcagaaaaataaaagagatgggAAATGACATATCAAAATACTCCTCACTCTAAGATGTTACTATGTATGAGAATTCAAGTTATTGAAATTTGCCAAATTCTTGAGTGAAAAGAAATTCATTTGAGGCCCAAAATTTGACTAAGGAAAGAAGACCAACATGGGCTTTCCAGAGTTGAGTATGAAGTCTGCCACTCCCACTAGGCAGTCATGTGACTTTGAAAAACTCTCtactctgagtctcagtttctttatctgtattaGTTTCAACAAAGGGAGGATATCATTGGCCTCTAATAAGTTTGTCATAAGGATTAAAGGAACTGGCAGACAATAAGAGTCCCCCACTCCTACTCggtgctctctttctctctccttgtctCCACAGAGAAGTGGCTGAGCATGCATCAGTAGAAGTTACTTAAGGGTGGGTGTGTTTTCCACATCTTTTGTTTATCCATGAAGAACTGTGATCATCCTGTTCTCTGGTTTACCGTGAAGATGGGATTTTACTTCTTTCTGCTCTTGCGTCCATCTGGTGCTGTTCTCTACACAGCCTCCTTGAGACCTtccagaaccttttttttttcctactgagtATCACCTAACCAGTAGCTATCTGGGATGGTTCCAGAGGCTGAAGTTTGCAGTTGAATAGCATTTTAAATAGTGTTAAAGGGCTTGGGATTTCTGGCCCTTTGCATgtcagtatttgtcctttttatGCCTGATGTTTAACCTGCCGTATGGCAACATGAATCATGGACATTTTAATGTTacacatttcaaatgtttttggtTATCTGTGAACTAAATGTGCTCTTATTGGCTCACTTGTCAATAaagatatttgtatatgtattgtCCAAAACTTTTGttaattgcttttaaatttttcttttttaagcatattttaaaaccaacctaaaatgtaataaaggaCCAACCATAAAATATCTCCATATCATTCAGGATACCAATCCCATTTCTAGTTGTTCATCTGGCTTCACAAATTCTGGAAAGATGGGATGGGAGATAGCCTCAGCAGCCCAGGTATCTGCAAGAAGGTTAAGCAGTAGAGGAAGGTAGTGTCTAATAAGTAGTGAGTGCTGAGTTCCCAGGCCAGGTATAAGCACCACTCAGTAGGGCTAAttgagggggaagggaggaacgAAATTTGTataaaaaacacacttaagtctgggcgcggtggctcacgcctgtaatcccagcactttgggaggccgaggcgggtggatcacgaggtcaagagatcgggaccatcctggtcaacgtg
Encoded here:
- the ZNF286A gene encoding zinc finger protein 286A isoform X1, which encodes METELTEMPEKRALSSQDSPHFQEKSTEEGEVAALRLTARSQETVTFKDVAMDFTPEEWGKLDPAQRDMMLENYRNLVSLWLPVSKLENYTLENGKEPLKLERKAPKNSYSDMKTRPESKDSTSLQDFSKAESCKVAIIDQLTRNSVCDSNLEAALECENWLENQQGDGERHLREMFTDMHSLSEETDHEHDVYWKSFNRKSVLITEDRVPKGSYAFHTLEKRLKQKSNLMKKQRTYKEKKPHKCNDCGELFTYHSVLIRHQRVHTGEKPYTCNECGKSFSHRANLTKHQRTHTRILFECNECKKTFTESSSLATHQRIHVGERPYECNECGKGFNRSTHLVQHQLIHTGVKPYECNECDKAFIHSSALIKHQRTHTGEKPYKCQECGKAFSHCSSLTKHQRVHTGEKPYECSECGKTFSQSTHLVQHQRIHTGEKPYECNECGKTFSRSSNFAKHQRIHIGKKPYKCNECGKAFIHSSALIQHQRTHTGEKPFRCIECGKSFKCSSSLIRHQRVHTEEKP
- the ZNF286A gene encoding zinc finger protein 286A isoform X3: MKTRPESKDSTSLQDFSKAESCKVAIIDQLTRNSVCDSNLEAALECENWLENQQGDGERHLREMFTDMHSLSEETDHEHDVYWKSFNRKSVLITEDRVPKGSYAFHTLEKRLKQKSNLMKKQRTYKEKKPHKCNDCGELFTYHSVLIRHQRVHTGEKPYTCNECGKSFSHRANLTKHQRTHTRILFECNECKKTFTESSSLATHQRIHVGERPYECNECGKGFNRSTHLVQHQLIHTGVKPYECNECDKAFIHSSALIKHQRTHTGEKPYKCQECGKAFSHCSSLTKHQRVHTGEKPYECSECGKTFSQSTHLVQHQRIHTGEKPYECNECGKTFSRSSNFAKHQRIHIGKKPYKCNECGKAFIHSSALIQHQRTHTGEKPFRCIECGKSFKCSSSLIRHQRVHTEEKP
- the ZNF286A gene encoding zinc finger protein 286A isoform X4, encoding MRESELAQEVHTLCEARDGSSVFPGFSPFPREEHRRGRSGCSAPHGQISGLPVSKLENYTLENGKEPLKLERKAPKNSYSDMKTRPESKDSTSLQDFSKAESCKVAIIDQLTRNSVCDSNLEAALECENWLENQQGDGERHLREMFTDMHSLSEETDHEHDVYWKSFNRKSVLITEDRVPKGSYAFHTLEKRLKQKSNLMKKQRTYKEKKPHKCNDCGELFTYHSVLIRHQRVHTGEKPYTCNECGKSFSHRANLTKHQRTHTRILFECNECKKTFTESSSLATHQRIHVGERPYECNECGKGFNRSTHLVQHQLIHTGVKPYECNECDKAFIHSSALIKHQRTHTGEKPYKCQECGKAFSHCSSLTKHQRVHTGEKPYECSECGKTFSQSTHLVQHQRIHTGEKPYECNECGKTFSRSSNFAKHQRIHIGKKPYKCNECGKAFIHSSALIQHQRTHTGEKPFRCIECGKSFKCSSSLIRHQRVHTEEKP
- the ZNF286A gene encoding zinc finger protein 286A isoform X2 codes for the protein MDFTPEEWGKLDPAQRDMMLENYRNLVSLWLPVSKLENYTLENGKEPLKLERKAPKNSYSDMKTRPESKDSTSLQDFSKAESCKVAIIDQLTRNSVCDSNLEAALECENWLENQQGDGERHLREMFTDMHSLSEETDHEHDVYWKSFNRKSVLITEDRVPKGSYAFHTLEKRLKQKSNLMKKQRTYKEKKPHKCNDCGELFTYHSVLIRHQRVHTGEKPYTCNECGKSFSHRANLTKHQRTHTRILFECNECKKTFTESSSLATHQRIHVGERPYECNECGKGFNRSTHLVQHQLIHTGVKPYECNECDKAFIHSSALIKHQRTHTGEKPYKCQECGKAFSHCSSLTKHQRVHTGEKPYECSECGKTFSQSTHLVQHQRIHTGEKPYECNECGKTFSRSSNFAKHQRIHIGKKPYKCNECGKAFIHSSALIQHQRTHTGEKPFRCIECGKSFKCSSSLIRHQRVHTEEKP